The following proteins are encoded in a genomic region of Thermococcus henrietii:
- the bpsA gene encoding N(4)-bis(aminopropyl)spermidine synthase, with product MREVIERVKARTSIPVYERTIENVLSAIQASSDVWRIVDLSEEPLPLVVAVMEALHELGHIAFEGPNVILTESGKRLVEKYGIGPRRDYTCSHCQGRTVELSAFSDLLEQFKEIVKDRPQPKHDFDQAYVTPETTVARVALMHSRGDLENKEVFVLGDDDLTSIALMLSGLPKRIAVLDIDERLMKFIEKTADELGYSDIEIFTFDLREPLPDYALHKFDTFITDPPETVPAIRAFVGRGIATLKGPGCAGYFGITRRESSLDKWREIQRLLLNEFGVVITDIIRNFNEYVNWGYEEETRAWKLLPVKVKPSYNWYKSYMFRIQTLEGSRGFEEKIEVGDELYNDEEASTT from the coding sequence ATGAGGGAGGTAATCGAGAGGGTTAAGGCCAGGACGAGCATTCCCGTTTACGAGAGGACGATAGAGAACGTTCTTTCGGCGATTCAGGCCAGCAGTGACGTGTGGCGCATCGTTGACCTCAGCGAGGAGCCTCTTCCTCTTGTCGTTGCCGTCATGGAGGCGCTACACGAGCTCGGTCACATCGCCTTTGAGGGCCCGAACGTCATCCTCACCGAGAGCGGCAAACGGCTCGTCGAGAAGTACGGAATCGGGCCGAGGAGGGACTACACCTGCTCCCACTGCCAGGGCAGGACCGTTGAGCTTTCGGCCTTCAGCGACCTGCTCGAGCAGTTCAAGGAGATAGTCAAGGACAGGCCCCAGCCGAAGCACGACTTCGACCAGGCCTACGTCACCCCGGAGACGACCGTCGCGAGAGTCGCTCTCATGCACAGCCGGGGAGATCTTGAGAACAAAGAAGTTTTCGTCCTCGGCGACGACGACCTAACCAGCATCGCCCTGATGCTCAGCGGTCTTCCGAAGAGGATAGCGGTTCTCGACATCGACGAGAGGCTCATGAAGTTCATCGAGAAGACCGCCGACGAGCTCGGCTACTCCGACATCGAGATATTCACCTTCGACCTCCGCGAGCCCCTTCCGGACTACGCTCTCCACAAGTTCGACACCTTCATCACCGACCCGCCCGAGACCGTTCCGGCAATAAGGGCCTTCGTCGGCAGGGGAATCGCAACGCTGAAGGGCCCCGGTTGCGCCGGCTACTTCGGCATAACGAGGCGCGAGAGCTCCCTCGACAAGTGGCGCGAAATCCAGAGGCTCCTCCTCAACGAGTTCGGCGTCGTCATAACCGACATCATCAGGAACTTCAACGAGTACGTCAACTGGGGCTATGAGGAGGAAACGCGCGCCTGGAAGCTCCTGCCGGTCAAGGTCAAGCCGTCCTACAACTGGTACAAGAGCTACATGTTCAGGATTCAGACGCTTGAGGGCTCAAGGGGATTTGAAGAAAAAATAGAAGTCGGAGATGAGCTCTACAACGATGAGGAAGCCTCCACGACCTGA
- a CDS encoding prenyltransferase/squalene oxidase repeat-containing protein: MRKMTVVLMIFLILLALTPPEVAAREVPYVYDPTIPTTALAAVALYKAHEYQYVLEADVWLMKLRTPQGAWAYQYGMAPQAKYTALALMALMRGESIARGLFNKTIHAGVYWLLYKQRKDGSFGDYTDTALAVVALREYEDFAYSWLPVKKAITNGIYYLQTHTPGTTMGQIFGYMALGDVKDLRKVEASGVNALYKAFAIAYLTGENVQISSPLRDPASLALLLYATGEKRYAKELLNSLHFGFWGVLKYQPPDLLEAATLPGFYDLKPIACPYMLKVQPRFEWEKVVLARYYVECNHSIDLSEIHLQKLKPWMVAEIARLNHDLGKPYEREISYLLDSEEGNHWGNFYDTAYIVWVLSALNITMNYTPVLNWLASNVRDDYPNYYYAYALVDFDRFGMKKALNRTLTILKRHQHPSGGWGYNAESPDNIKTTAEVLRALLETGLSNTETYRKGYEFIRRSLYADIPQPTSTGSVVELKNATFLLIKNGIFYGNTTERMCVNGLEGYVVVYPSTHPLTVSAVPVTGFRAENPWKKPLTEMWHQKEDNRLYIVYCVAVVLFAGAFGYAALMKRKGKRSR, from the coding sequence ATGAGAAAAATGACAGTGGTTTTGATGATTTTCCTCATTCTGCTCGCTCTGACTCCCCCGGAAGTTGCGGCCAGGGAAGTGCCCTACGTCTACGACCCAACGATTCCTACCACTGCCTTGGCCGCCGTTGCCCTCTACAAAGCCCATGAATACCAGTACGTTCTGGAGGCCGACGTCTGGCTGATGAAGCTGAGGACCCCCCAGGGCGCATGGGCGTACCAGTACGGTATGGCACCCCAGGCCAAGTATACGGCGCTCGCCCTGATGGCCCTCATGCGGGGGGAGTCAATAGCCCGGGGACTTTTCAATAAGACCATTCACGCGGGTGTTTACTGGCTCCTGTACAAGCAGAGGAAGGACGGCTCCTTTGGGGACTACACCGACACGGCCCTGGCGGTGGTTGCCCTCCGTGAGTATGAGGACTTCGCTTACTCTTGGCTCCCTGTCAAAAAGGCCATAACGAACGGCATCTACTACCTCCAGACCCACACGCCGGGAACAACGATGGGGCAGATATTCGGCTACATGGCCCTCGGGGACGTGAAGGACCTGCGCAAAGTTGAGGCGAGTGGTGTGAACGCACTATACAAAGCGTTTGCAATAGCGTACCTCACCGGTGAGAACGTTCAAATAAGCTCCCCTCTCCGGGACCCTGCATCCCTCGCGCTCCTGCTGTATGCAACGGGGGAGAAGCGATACGCGAAGGAGCTGTTGAACTCCCTCCACTTCGGCTTCTGGGGTGTTCTTAAATACCAACCTCCTGACCTTCTCGAGGCCGCAACGCTTCCAGGGTTCTACGACCTCAAGCCGATTGCATGCCCGTACATGCTCAAGGTTCAGCCAAGGTTCGAGTGGGAGAAAGTTGTGCTCGCCAGATACTACGTTGAGTGCAACCACAGCATCGACCTGTCCGAAATCCATCTCCAGAAGCTGAAACCCTGGATGGTTGCAGAGATTGCGAGGCTTAACCACGACCTCGGAAAGCCATACGAGAGGGAGATTAGCTACCTCCTGGACAGCGAAGAGGGCAATCACTGGGGCAACTTCTACGACACAGCCTACATAGTCTGGGTTCTCTCAGCGCTTAACATCACGATGAACTACACCCCCGTTCTCAACTGGCTCGCCTCAAACGTTAGGGACGACTACCCAAACTACTACTACGCTTATGCCCTGGTGGACTTCGACAGATTCGGGATGAAAAAGGCCCTAAACAGGACCCTCACGATACTCAAACGTCATCAACATCCAAGCGGTGGGTGGGGCTACAACGCAGAATCACCGGACAACATTAAAACGACGGCTGAAGTCCTCAGGGCTCTTTTAGAGACAGGTCTCTCAAATACAGAAACGTACAGAAAAGGGTACGAGTTCATCAGGCGGTCACTGTACGCGGATATTCCCCAACCGACCAGCACGGGAAGCGTCGTTGAGCTAAAGAACGCAACGTTCCTCCTGATAAAGAACGGGATTTTCTACGGGAACACCACCGAGAGAATGTGCGTCAATGGTCTCGAGGGCTACGTTGTCGTGTACCCCTCGACCCATCCCCTAACCGTGAGCGCGGTTCCGGTGACGGGCTTCAGAGCAGAAAACCCCTGGAAAAAGCCGCTGACCGAGATGTGGCACCAAAAAGAGGACAACAGACTCTATATCGTGTACTGCGTGGCCGTTGTCCTTTTCGCGGGAGCGTTTGGATACGCTGCACTGATGAAGAGAAAAGGAAAACGAAGTCGCTGA
- a CDS encoding S8 family serine peptidase, producing MKELKAFVLAVLLVGMTFGFAAAISPSTGQPMAHKTTKDYGLLTPTLFEKVQGMDPSKEISTIIMFDNQRDKRAAIPLLKFLGAKIKYDYYAIPALAVKIKVEYLLALAGLADVGAIQGLDIQGIQFIQDDYKVKVDADLEGLDESTAQISAPEVWNVGYNGNGIVVAVIDTGIDASHPDLKGKVVGWKDLVNGKDYPYDDNGHGTHVSGIIASTGAASNGKYRGVAPGAKLVGVKVLNAEGSGSVSTIIAGVDWVIKNKDKYHIKVINLSLGSSESSDGTDALSQEVDKAWEDGIVVCVAAGNSGPDTYTIGSPAAAPDVITVGAVDKNDVITSFSSRGPTADGRLKPEVVAPGNWIISDRAAGTQLTNELVGQYYVAASGTSMATPHVSGAVALLRQAHPDWSPDKIKYVLEITADVVAPSQIAGVAYGAGRINVYEALKYDQDSKVDFTGYLENKKNVTLSVVVSQGTKRLAALLTWDNKNADFDLYMYDPNGKLVDSSTTGYYGFEKVAYRNPTPGTWYFVINSYKGSGNYHLEVLDEGGTVKKGTSPSPNPNPSPNPSPSPSPNVVVKNFTGTVEYGSYVVDTVTVRSGATKIEGFLHGSSYDDLDLYLYDPNQNLVTSSTNPGSDEHVSYSNPQSGTWYFLVYAYDTYYWTANYRLTVKIYYG from the coding sequence ATGAAAGAGCTCAAGGCATTTGTACTTGCCGTACTCTTAGTGGGCATGACGTTTGGATTTGCAGCGGCCATTTCGCCATCAACCGGCCAGCCGATGGCTCATAAAACCACCAAAGACTACGGTCTCCTAACGCCGACGCTCTTTGAGAAAGTTCAAGGCATGGACCCAAGCAAGGAAATCTCAACAATCATAATGTTCGACAACCAAAGGGACAAGAGGGCAGCCATACCTCTCCTTAAGTTCCTCGGAGCAAAAATAAAGTACGACTACTACGCAATACCCGCGCTAGCGGTCAAGATAAAAGTCGAATACCTCCTTGCACTAGCAGGTTTGGCAGATGTGGGGGCCATTCAGGGACTCGATATCCAGGGCATCCAGTTCATTCAGGATGACTACAAAGTGAAGGTTGATGCTGACCTCGAGGGTCTCGACGAGTCCACGGCTCAGATATCGGCACCCGAGGTATGGAACGTCGGATACAACGGAAACGGCATCGTTGTAGCGGTCATTGACACTGGTATCGATGCCTCTCATCCCGATTTGAAGGGTAAAGTTGTGGGATGGAAGGACCTTGTAAACGGTAAGGATTATCCCTACGATGACAACGGTCACGGAACCCATGTTTCTGGAATAATCGCCAGCACCGGTGCCGCGAGCAACGGTAAGTACAGGGGTGTTGCACCCGGGGCCAAGCTCGTCGGTGTTAAGGTCCTTAACGCCGAGGGTAGCGGTTCAGTCTCAACCATCATAGCGGGAGTTGATTGGGTTATAAAGAACAAGGACAAATACCACATAAAGGTAATAAACCTCTCACTTGGCTCAAGCGAGAGCTCGGATGGAACCGATGCCCTCAGCCAGGAGGTCGACAAGGCTTGGGAGGACGGAATAGTCGTCTGTGTCGCCGCTGGGAACAGCGGACCCGACACTTACACCATAGGCTCACCCGCCGCCGCCCCGGACGTCATCACCGTCGGTGCCGTTGACAAGAACGACGTCATCACCAGCTTCTCAAGCAGGGGGCCGACCGCGGACGGCAGGCTCAAGCCCGAGGTCGTTGCTCCGGGCAACTGGATTATCTCCGACAGAGCTGCCGGCACTCAGCTCACCAATGAGCTCGTCGGTCAGTACTACGTCGCCGCCTCCGGAACCAGCATGGCCACTCCGCACGTCAGCGGTGCCGTTGCCCTCCTCAGGCAGGCTCATCCCGACTGGAGCCCAGACAAGATAAAGTACGTCCTTGAGATAACGGCCGATGTCGTGGCTCCAAGCCAGATTGCCGGTGTCGCCTACGGTGCCGGCAGAATAAACGTCTACGAAGCCCTCAAGTACGACCAGGATTCAAAGGTTGATTTCACGGGATACCTGGAAAACAAGAAGAACGTCACGCTGAGCGTTGTTGTCAGCCAGGGAACCAAGAGGCTTGCGGCACTCCTTACATGGGATAACAAGAACGCGGACTTTGACCTTTACATGTACGACCCGAACGGCAAGCTCGTGGACTCCTCCACCACAGGCTACTACGGCTTCGAAAAGGTCGCCTACCGGAACCCGACCCCGGGGACTTGGTACTTCGTAATCAACAGTTACAAGGGAAGCGGCAACTATCACCTCGAGGTTCTCGACGAAGGTGGAACCGTGAAGAAGGGAACATCACCTAGCCCGAACCCCAATCCGAGTCCAAACCCGTCCCCAAGTCCCTCCCCTAACGTCGTCGTCAAGAACTTCACCGGAACCGTTGAGTACGGAAGCTACGTTGTCGACACAGTCACCGTTCGTAGCGGCGCCACAAAGATTGAGGGGTTCCTCCATGGAAGCAGCTACGACGACCTCGACCTTTACCTCTACGACCCGAACCAGAACCTCGTAACAAGCTCTACCAATCCCGGTTCAGATGAGCACGTAAGCTACAGCAACCCCCAGTCAGGAACTTGGTACTTCCTGGTGTACGCGTACGACACGTACTACTGGACCGCCAACTACAGGTTGACGGTGAAAATCTATTACGGCTGA
- a CDS encoding aldehyde ferredoxin oxidoreductase family protein, with amino-acid sequence MYAYWGKILRVNLTDGSIKEEHFDEKFAKKWLGTRGFGIYYLLKEMDPTVDPLSPENKMIFATGPLTGTTAPTGGRYMVITKSPLTGYIAMANSGGFFGAELKFAGWDAIIVEGASDHPVYLYINDESVELRDASHLWGKTSTETEEALKEEIGDKRIRVALIGPAGENLVRFAAIMNDEHRAAGRGGVGAVMGSKKLKAIVVRGHKRVEVADRAKFTSVVKEKTDKLRNDPTAGGGLPKYGTAVLVNIINQNGLYPTRNFQYSQFEYAEEQSGEAMAAKYLVRNKPCYACPIGCGRVNRLPTLGITEGPEYESIWALGAHNGINDLASIIEANHLADEYGMDTISLGGTLATAMELYEKGLLKQEDLGEDAPPFRWGNTEVLHYYIEKIAKREGFGDKLAEGGYRLAEMYNGVEYFMGVKKQELPAYDPRGAEGHGLGYATNNRGGCHIKQYMISPEILGYPYKMDPHDISDEKVKMVITFQDLTALIDAAGLCVFTTFGLGADDYRDMLNAALGWDLSTEEYMKIGERIWNAERLFNLRAGLDPLKEDTLPKRLLEEPVRNGPNKGHVVRLHLMLPRYYKFRGWTEDGKIPEEKLKELGLEEL; translated from the coding sequence ATGTACGCCTACTGGGGTAAGATTCTGAGAGTGAACCTTACAGACGGTTCAATAAAGGAAGAGCACTTCGATGAGAAGTTCGCCAAGAAGTGGCTCGGCACGAGGGGATTCGGCATATACTACCTCCTCAAGGAGATGGACCCGACCGTTGACCCGCTGAGTCCGGAGAACAAGATGATTTTTGCCACCGGTCCGCTGACCGGAACCACCGCCCCAACGGGCGGAAGGTACATGGTGATAACCAAGAGCCCGCTGACGGGATACATTGCAATGGCCAACTCCGGTGGCTTCTTCGGAGCGGAGCTCAAGTTCGCGGGCTGGGACGCGATAATAGTCGAGGGTGCTTCCGACCACCCGGTTTACCTGTACATAAACGACGAGAGCGTTGAGCTTAGGGACGCGAGCCACCTCTGGGGCAAGACCTCAACCGAGACCGAGGAGGCCCTCAAGGAGGAGATAGGGGACAAGCGCATAAGGGTTGCACTCATCGGACCCGCCGGAGAGAACCTCGTCCGCTTCGCGGCCATTATGAACGACGAGCACCGTGCCGCGGGTAGGGGCGGTGTTGGAGCGGTCATGGGAAGCAAGAAGCTTAAGGCGATAGTCGTCCGCGGTCACAAGCGCGTTGAAGTTGCCGACAGGGCGAAGTTCACGAGCGTCGTCAAGGAGAAGACCGACAAGCTCAGGAACGACCCGACTGCCGGTGGTGGACTGCCCAAGTACGGAACGGCAGTTCTCGTCAACATAATCAACCAGAACGGCCTTTATCCGACGAGGAACTTCCAGTACAGCCAGTTCGAGTACGCGGAGGAGCAGAGCGGTGAGGCCATGGCCGCCAAGTACCTCGTAAGGAACAAGCCATGTTACGCCTGTCCAATCGGCTGTGGAAGGGTTAACCGGCTTCCAACGCTCGGCATCACAGAGGGACCGGAGTACGAGAGCATCTGGGCTTTGGGAGCGCACAACGGCATAAACGACCTTGCGAGCATCATCGAGGCCAACCACCTTGCCGATGAGTACGGTATGGACACCATAAGCCTCGGTGGAACCCTCGCGACCGCGATGGAGCTCTACGAGAAGGGCCTGCTCAAGCAGGAGGACCTCGGCGAGGACGCTCCGCCCTTCAGGTGGGGCAACACCGAAGTGCTCCACTACTACATCGAGAAGATTGCCAAGCGCGAGGGCTTCGGTGACAAGCTTGCTGAGGGTGGCTACCGCCTGGCCGAGATGTACAACGGCGTCGAGTACTTCATGGGTGTCAAGAAGCAGGAGCTTCCGGCTTACGACCCGCGTGGAGCCGAGGGCCACGGTCTCGGTTACGCCACCAACAACCGCGGTGGCTGTCACATCAAGCAGTACATGATTAGTCCCGAGATTCTTGGATACCCGTACAAGATGGACCCGCACGACATAAGCGACGAGAAGGTCAAGATGGTCATCACGTTCCAGGACCTTACCGCGCTCATCGACGCCGCTGGACTGTGTGTCTTCACGACCTTCGGTCTCGGTGCCGACGACTACCGCGACATGCTGAACGCGGCCCTCGGCTGGGACCTCTCGACCGAGGAGTACATGAAGATAGGCGAGCGCATCTGGAACGCCGAGAGGCTCTTCAACCTCCGCGCCGGCCTCGACCCGCTCAAGGAGGACACCCTGCCGAAGAGGCTCCTTGAGGAGCCGGTCAGGAACGGACCGAACAAGGGCCACGTCGTCAGGCTCCACCTCATGCTTCCGAGGTACTACAAGTTCCGTGGCTGGACCGAGGACGGCAAGATACCAGAGGAGAAACTCAAGGAGCTCGGCCTGGAGGAGCTTTGA